The Plutella xylostella chromosome 21, ilPluXylo3.1, whole genome shotgun sequence DNA window CAGGGTCCAGTTTTATGCAAtcctttttaattattcaaaCTTTTTGAACATTGACACTTCTTTGAGCGTTAACATGGAAATTTTCGGAAAGTGTTgcattttgttagttttagttCTATGTCAAGTTGCAAGTGAAGCTGTTGGCTCTTGTTTCAACGAGTCGAGTTGCGCAAAAAGTGACAAATTTAACCATTCTAGAGTACTTTCAAGAAGAAAAAGGTTCTTAGTGTTTCCTGAAGGATCATCTCTACAGCTGGGTAAGTTTTGTGTTATTATATGAGTATAATTGACAGCTAACTTCACAATATATTATCAAATTGAGATTTCCACCAAAAAGTCAGCCACTGCAACTGACGCCAAGTGAAATTTATCATTGATTGATACACGAAGTCATTCATGTCTTTAATACTGCACCTACTAACTGCCTCATAGAGCCTAAACACTGCATTGGCGAAAAGTGACTGCTGCAATTTACCTCTACAATATTACGATCGTGAGCTATGAAAAGGTTTCAAATGCCATTgccttaaaataataacaattatattttactagcTTAAGTGCAAATTTCGGCATAGTGGGTTAGATATAACCAGAGATaattgacttttgacacatcggtcaagaatttaatatggagatgacgtataatcaATGGATCTGGATACGATCTAACCAACTATGGTGAAATTGGAACTtgagttcctttctgcaactcagcggtACACTAATAAAAAAGAGTACAGTATCAAAATCTATCTATTAAACTTCATTACAGTGTTCTGCGTTCAAACGGCGGCACTTATCCCTATAGGCTACGTGGGGCAATTGTTCCTATACGGGAACACGATAGCGCTAGCGTGGGTCCTGCCTAAAGACCCCAGCTTCCTCACCATGTTTAAAGACAAGGATGTCTTCAGTGCCCAGAGGAGGACAGATGACGTGAGGCATATTTACTACGTTGGGGAAAACGGGGAGTTTTTGAAGAAGGTTCCTTATAAAAGGTTTGTACTAGTAAAATTATTGAACTAAATGCAATGAAGCATTTAAGTCAGTTGACCCAGTGGATTAGCTTTCTAAGTGGTATCCTGTATCCTAGCCTGTTCCTTAGGTTTATACCTACCCTCGGCACAACTTGGGATTTTTGCAACTGAcgcatataggtaggtatgactggcaatcctttcaccactaTGACAAATCCTAGTctataaagtttttaatattttgccATTGATACGGTAAGAGGAAGCTTTCATGCTTTGAacctgtatataatataaatttataagttCCGTTTTTAACtacataaaaatgtataatagTGATTTTTAATAAAAGGATGATTATTAGATAAAATATGGTAATGAAACgcaaacattttaataacGAAAATACAGACATTATAAAATTCAACgtcaacaaatatttttcataacaaGGAATCTTGAGAAAGTAATTTACAAAAGAAAATCTGCCACGGACGCTAAGAAAAACTACAAAATAAGTTAACTGAGAGTTTCATACAATTCTCCCGTAAGGGCCCgggtaatattatgactacaaATGTAATGTTATGCATGAggtttcttatttattatgaagCGTCTCAATGTGTGCTTTGTACGATCTTAGTGCGGGGAAATTGAAAGGAAAGGTTCGTTGTTTATTACAAATAAGGGATCACTcatgaatatttataagtacatatacaaTAGGTATAATACAATGTCTATTATAGCGCTTAATAGCCCATTTAGACaggttttcattttatttttattttagatagtTATGACTATGTTCTAATtagaaacttaaaaatattacctGGTTATATCTAAGAAAAttttagatacctacttagcGGCTAGAgaaggtaatatttttttttaaatgattctCTCTTCTAAATGTAGGTCTGTAtcgttaaatttattttggttAACGATAATTTTACAGGTACCAtgaaaagtaggtattatacgacttttaaagtattaaaataaacagaaaACTTTTACAGaaagaataatataaaagtaaaCATAGATAAGTGTGAATGCATCAGCTACACTCGAAAAAGAAAGCCTATTAAACAcacatataatttaaataatcttCCAGTAAGGAGGGTATCCGTAATCAGGGATCTGGGTGTTCTGCTTGACGAGAAGCTGCTATTTGACCAACACATTGATATGGTCACAGAAAAAGCCTACAAAAATCTAGGATTCGTGCTTCGCTCATGTAAACCATTCAATGATCCTCACACAGTTAAAGTAGTTTATTACGCCTACGTACGCAGTGTATTAGAATATGCGTCCCCTATCTGGTCCCctcaatatattatatacaaaaaTAGATTAGaacacatacaaaaaatattcgttaACCACTTAAACTATCGTTATAAAATATCTGCAGACTCCTATATAGATGGATGTCGTCAGAATGGTCTGCTGACTTTGGAGGCCAGGCGCACAGTACTGGATATGTGCTTACTATATGACATCGTACGGGGCCGGGTGGATTGTCCCGACCTGGTAAGCCGAGTGGGATACTGCGTCCCAGGGCGCCGCACCCGGCACACCCCCCTATTCCATGTTCCGTTTCGATCTACCAACTACGCCGCTCATTCCGTACTCAATAGAACAACACGTACCTATAATAAGAACTTCACCCAAATCGACATCTTTGGCTCTTCCAAAGCCGCCTTCAAAAAACATACCACTAACCAAATCATTGCATCGACTCTCGCGCCAGTATAATCCAGACAAagactatttatttttatgtttatatatatatatatatatatatctagtTAGAATTTCTGACTTTgatgtttatctatttatatattttatttaacattatatttaaatataccctttttttaaaaaccacttaatgttatatttatttatttatattagctaTGCGTAATATTAGCAAGTTCAGCTTTCCTGCCACTATCCACTAATGTAGTTTTTCTTCTAAacatgatttttatattttagttttagttaagaTTAGTTTTATATCCGACCGCGgctaaaacttaaataattataagtgaATCCTATCATTGGCCATACTTTTTGTAATCAATTCTACTACTATAATCTACTAAATGTAATCGCTGTTGGattttaataaagataaaaataaaataaaataaacaaaatatacctatgtttCAGGCGGCCAATTGTCAACCCAGCTTTTGCAAAGCGCAGCATCGATTCACGAGTGACTTTTAATCAAGCAAAGAGGCCGAAGATCAAAATCAACAGAAAAAGTATGCACGAAAAGCAATTAAGGCGGgaatttttaaaaatggaaCACATGGACGAATCCAGCATTCGATTTCACAGGAGCAGTCGGCTTGGACTTTTCAAAAAGTTAGAAGGCCTATTTGAAGCGTAAGTTAACTACTATTGACAGCTTTATTAGGGGCAGACGACCTGAAATGAACCTGTGTGACTAAGCAAAACAGATTGACTGATTCAAATTAGCCAAGCCAAGTAAAAAAAAGCATTACCATTAATTTGAGTGTACTTGtgctttttagggttccgtagtctACTAGAAAcacttatagtttcgtcatgtctgtctgtccgtctgtcctaGCTCGTTCTCCGTGGTGTCTGCGCCAATTGCCACAAAAATTGGTGGACTGATAGTTAATccaaaaattcattttcaaaattaaaaaaaataataatttttgccCCCTCTCCCTCCGTTAATCCGAAAAAAAATCGACATACCCCATCGTGTTTTGTATCGTTAAAAGGTATCtataaatacaacaaaaaatgctttgaaaccATGTGGATGACATCCCCCAGTCTCAAGATATATAGTATTCTacttattctattctctgtgggagTGTAAGTCCCTGTCTGCACCTGGTTCtcttgagtggaacctttgtacatatccccaaggtctaaagtgccttcctaagcttggaccatttcccaccaccgtggtccactgcgggtcgGTGGGCTCACGTATAACTAGATGTGTTAAATCTAatacaggtttcctcacgtTTCCTTCagcgtaagagcgatggtatatattgtattaaattcaaagaactcttggtacatgtcagcgccgggattcgaacccacatctcttgcgtgagatgcgggcgcttacccgattgagctaccaccgctcttgtGTCGTCTTGTATTCGTGTTGTATTCTTATTCATaagctaactacttatttaGCTTATGAATATAGCTAAGGTATCAAACATGTCGATGCTCCAGGCTCGGCGGAGGCGACGGCCGCGTACATTCTTGACTGAAGTATTTACAGTACTCTTCAAtgctctgttagatcattaacacccctgttaaaTTGCATGGTGAAACTAGACCTaagccatcatcatcataagccAAGAATCATCAACTGCTGGACACAGGACTTTCCCAAGGAACGCTACAAcgctcggtcctcggccttcctcattcagccactaccggcGACCCGCCTAAGCTAAGTAGGTTTTAATGGTCTTATTCATCATAAGCTATATACCTTATGAATATAGGAATATGTCGATGTTCCAGGCTCGGAGGCGACGGCCGCGGCTGCTTGCTGAGACAACTATGCGAGGCGGCGCAACCCTCAACACAGCGCACATTCTTGACTGAAGTCTTTAGAGTACTCTTCACGTAAGTGtatagtttagtttagtttacgGCATGTTGTTGGCGGAATGGCATTGTCTCGTTAGTTTGTGCGCGGGTTTTATAGGGTGGAATTTGTGTAGGGTTAGGCCCCGTTGCTGCGATGCATCGCCGCCTGTTGATTTCAGTATGGTTTTCAGCGCTGCGACGTTTTGCGGCAATGAGGCCTCGCCCTTTATGATGAGAATGCAGATCAATAATGCTTGCctagtaaaatgtttatgtattaCAAGTACAAGCCATTATAcagatacactcacgagcaatgaaaatgttgccACCTGCCGTTGACGTTCGCGTTCCATAtatcactgaaactttttcattgcagcttgttttttattatattaattgagTATTATCGATTTGACTTAGCACTAAGTgcctacctatataattttaattaggtagttaataatttatgtattttaataatttaaagctaggggggcttgtcgctcacgtccgtaggtacaaaccctagttaccctacacgtgccccctgggtggtgctaacgagtgacaacgccgaatgtcgggcggcggtaaatcgacccgacctcctctcctagcagaggcggcgatctcccgccgtaaaaaaggagaatcaccaacacgcctgccaagcgcggtgattatggcaaatacacctcctaatgatggaaaaaacaaagccccggcccccagtccccggcagccccgctatcccggactccggtagcggtcacggtaacggcggggcagggggtgcgaagaatctccggcagagagtcggctaccagcccaaccgacccttgcacctggcaacatataacgcacggacactgagggaagacgtgaagatagaggagctggaagaggaaatcagcaagttaaaatgggacattatagggttatccgaagtccgacgagagggagaggatacggaaattctccagtccggaaacttgctgtaccaccgggagggcgaccaactgtcccaagggggtgtcgggttcatcgtcaacaagtccctcgtcaacaacatcgttgaaatcggaagtgtgtcgacacgggttgcgtacctcatcctgagaatatctaaacgatactcaatgaaggtcatacaggtttacgcacccacatctaagcacaccgatgatgaggtcgaacttgcgtatgaagacgtatcgtctgccctgcgtaagttcactactcatttcacggtggtgatgggagactttaacgcgaaactcggaaaacaagaaggcggcgagacgaaagtggggtcacatggatttggagtcaggaaccatcgtgggcaaatgctggctgacttcttggagaaggagggcctctatatgatgaactccttctacaagaagaagccacaaaggaagtggacgtggattagccccgatgggaagactaaaaacgagatcgacttcatattgacggataagaagcacatattcaatgatgtctcagtgatcagtagggttaagaccggcagcgatcaccgactcgtaagaggcactttgaatataaactgcaaaatagaacgctcctgtctaatgaagtccacgctccgtcctactcctgctcaaatccaggatcccgaaagctttcagtctgagctttgcgaccgcctgatatgtttagagaattgcgttacagttgacgatttaaataataggtttgtggaaactgtccgagaggtaggatcgaaatatttttcgtcccgaaccaaccgaggacctcaaaaactctcagatgggactctgagtctcataagagaacggagagaaatgaggttgcagtcttcagttgatatggtcgaatacagacgtctaaacagacagatcgccaaagcaagacgttgcgatatgagacgctacaattgcaagcgcattcaagacgcaatagagcaaaacaagggctccaaagtctttgctagagatcgatctgttcggcagactctgttgacccaactgaagaccgacactggcaacaccgtttcatcagtgcccaaaattctgggagaaattgagagattctacggacagttatacaccacaacacaaaaccctattaccagcggtgctcacgacagccgagcgccactcacccgacactataccgaagatattccggacgtcagtctagacgagattagtatagctctcaaacagctaaaaaacaacaaagctccgggagatgatggaataacgacagaacttctgaaagccggcggtagaccgattttaatagcacttcggaggctgtttaattccgtcatactcgaaggcacaagcccggaggcatggagcagaagtgtagtgactttgttcttcaagaaaggcaacaaagccctattgaagaattatagacccattgcacttctgagccatgtgtacaagctgttttcgagagttattacgaatcgtctcgagcaaagactcgacgacttccagccacccgaacaagccgggttccgaaaaggctatagtaccatagatcacatacacacgcttcggcaggttatacagaagaccgaggagtataatctacctttatgtctagcgtttgtggactatgagaaagcctttgattctattgagctctgggcgatgcttcaatcccttcagcggtgccatatagactatcgctatatcgaggtgttgagatgtatgtacaatgctgccacaatgtcagttcgattacacgaacatagcacaaaaccgatccagttgcaaaggggcgtgagacagggagatgttatttctccgaaactgttcacctgtgcactggaagatgtttttaagcttgtagagtggaaaagactgggcattaacgtcaatggcgaatatatctctcatctacgatttgctgatgacatagttattatggcggaaacgctggaggagttaggcgtaatgctcacagacctcaatgatgcctctaaacaagttgggctgaaaatgaacatggacaagacaaaggtcatgtcgaacgaacat harbors:
- the LOC105385434 gene encoding uncharacterized protein LOC105385434 gives rise to the protein MEIFGKCCILLVLVLCQVASEAVGSCFNESSCAKSDKFNHSRVLSRRKRFLVFPEGSSLQLVFCVQTAALIPIGYVGQLFLYGNTIALAWVLPKDPSFLTMFKDKDVFSAQRRTDDVRHIYYVGENGEFLKKVPYKRLGGDGRGCLLRQLCEAAQPSTQRTFLTEVFRVLFT